In Amphiura filiformis chromosome 2, Afil_fr2py, whole genome shotgun sequence, one DNA window encodes the following:
- the LOC140140749 gene encoding uncharacterized protein, which produces MKKQTEEILSESQAGFRPGRSTVDQLFTLRQITEKYTEIDKALYLCYIDYQKAFDTVWQDGLWAAMKHLGYPDKIVRLLQALYGTSKSAVRVDKDITEWFRIATGVRQGCILSPQLFNILLELVISLASKSKAKPSKTCDLPMTLF; this is translated from the coding sequence ATGAAAAAGCAAACCGAGGAGATACTCTCCGAATCACAAGCAGGGTTTAGACCAGGCCGTAGCACTGTTGACCAGCTTTTTACACTAagacaaataacagaaaaatacactgaaatagaCAAGGCGCTGTATCTCTGCTACATAGATTACCAGAAGGCCTTTGACACCGTGTGGCAAGATGGACTATGGGCAGCAATGAAGCACCTAGGTTACCCGGACAAGATAGTTCGACTCTTACAGGCTTTGTATGGCACCTCGAAAAGTGCAGTGAGGGTGGACAAAGATATCACAGAGTGGTTCAGGATTGCCACAGGAGTAAGGCAAGGTTGCATCCTATCGCCACAGTTATTCAACATACTACTGGAATTAGTCATCAGTCTAGCATCAAAATCCAAGGCAAAACCCTCAAAAACCTGCGATTTGCCgatgacattgttttaa